A window of Paenibacillus sp. 19GGS1-52 contains these coding sequences:
- a CDS encoding PLP-dependent aminotransferase family protein produces MLIVPKLDPNSEVPYYIQLYTFFKKEIINGGLLSGTRLPSIRVMATQLHISTTPVELAYQQLLSEGFLTSKAKSGYYVQPIQTFNGITVPSDLRPSKPYPITARDSYSYAYDFHISKNDFSNFPHKIWRSLYQEQLSNSDLLQYGDPQGEPALRDSISTYLRQFRGLRCSAEQVVIGGDQYTISSLLSLMLKGRTTSLGFEDPGYHLLPSTFKRNGFEVKAIPLQEDGLDVESLYRSKANTVYISPSHQFPKGMTMPIAKRLALLDWVLNTNGYIIEDDYDGEFRYHGRPIPSLQGLMEDSPVIYMGSFAQSVSPALCIHYMILPKVLLLIYHELKSELYLEHSASRLNQIALHYFIERGYFEKHLRRMRLLYQRKHDIVLQAIKQHFKNKVTVSGKDAGFHILLTLEHSSTAEQLVSAAKAASIRITPMTYTWWSEPGNDALEFILGFGGIDEDQIEEGIRTLAEIWFPLA; encoded by the coding sequence ATGCTAATTGTCCCTAAGCTTGATCCAAATAGTGAAGTACCTTATTACATACAGCTTTATACTTTTTTCAAAAAAGAGATCATCAACGGCGGCCTGTTAAGCGGGACTCGACTGCCTTCGATCCGCGTAATGGCCACACAATTGCACATCAGCACTACTCCAGTGGAACTGGCATACCAACAGCTATTATCCGAAGGCTTCCTCACTAGCAAAGCCAAGAGTGGCTATTATGTTCAGCCTATCCAGACGTTTAACGGAATCACCGTACCCAGTGACCTTCGACCCTCCAAACCTTATCCAATCACAGCCCGTGATTCTTATTCCTATGCCTATGATTTCCATATCTCGAAGAACGACTTCTCCAATTTCCCCCACAAAATATGGCGAAGCCTTTATCAGGAGCAGCTCTCTAACAGCGATCTGTTGCAATATGGAGATCCGCAGGGAGAGCCTGCCTTAAGAGACAGCATCTCCACTTATTTAAGACAATTCCGTGGACTGCGCTGTTCAGCTGAGCAGGTAGTCATCGGCGGTGATCAATACACAATCAGCTCTCTGCTTAGCTTAATGCTTAAGGGGAGGACTACAAGCCTAGGTTTTGAAGATCCTGGGTATCATTTATTGCCATCTACCTTTAAGAGAAATGGATTCGAGGTGAAAGCTATCCCGCTGCAGGAAGATGGACTTGATGTAGAAAGCTTGTATCGCAGTAAAGCCAATACCGTTTATATCTCACCTTCCCACCAGTTCCCTAAGGGAATGACTATGCCGATAGCGAAACGTCTGGCACTGCTAGACTGGGTCCTAAACACAAACGGCTATATTATAGAAGATGATTATGATGGTGAATTCCGCTATCATGGTCGCCCGATCCCCTCTCTCCAAGGACTTATGGAGGACAGCCCAGTCATCTATATGGGCAGCTTCGCACAGTCGGTTTCACCGGCTTTATGCATTCATTATATGATTCTGCCTAAGGTGCTGCTTCTTATCTATCACGAGTTAAAAAGTGAGCTATATCTAGAGCATTCGGCCTCAAGGCTGAACCAAATTGCCTTGCATTATTTTATCGAAAGGGGTTACTTTGAAAAACATCTGCGGAGAATGCGCCTACTCTATCAACGGAAGCATGATATCGTCCTTCAAGCCATCAAGCAGCATTTTAAGAATAAGGTAACAGTTAGCGGAAAAGACGCCGGATTTCACATCTTGCTAACTCTAGAGCATAGCAGCACAGCGGAACAGCTTGTGTCAGCTGCTAAGGCAGCCAGCATCCGCATCACTCCCATGACCTATACCTGGTGGAGCGAGCCTGGCAATGACGCATTGGAGTTTATCCTAGGTTTCGGAGGTATAGACGAAGATCAGATTGAGGAGGGCATTCGAACGTTGGCGGAAATATGGTTCCCTTTGGCTTAA